A genome region from Hevea brasiliensis isolate MT/VB/25A 57/8 chromosome 9, ASM3005281v1, whole genome shotgun sequence includes the following:
- the LOC110660349 gene encoding uncharacterized protein LOC110660349, giving the protein MARNEEKAQSMLNRFIALKEQEKKKPKERRPYLASECRDLAEADKWRQQIMREIGRKVAEIQNEGLGEHRLRDLNDEINKLIREKSHWERRIVELGGPNYAKHAPKMTDLEGNIVDVPNPSGRGPGYRYFGAAKKLPGVRELFEKPPELRKRRTRYDIYKRIDASYYGYRDDEDGVLEKVEVPAEERLRAAAEEEWMRMDEIRREARKGAKEVVSVGAVATEVLFEEEEDVVDEERKREREKEERERKEKEREFVVHVPLPDEKEIERMVLEKKKMELLSKYASNTLLEEQSEAKAMLNIQS; this is encoded by the coding sequence ATGGCTCGCAACGAAGAGAAGGCTCAATCGATGCTAAATCGATTCATAGCCCTAAAAGAACAGGAAAAGAAGAAACCCAAAGAGCGCCGCCCCTACCTCGCCTCTGAGTGCCGCGACCTCGCCGAGGCCGATAAATGGCGCCAGCAGATTATGCGAGAGATCGGTCGCAAAGTCGCCGAAATCCAGAACGAAGGCCTTGGCGAGCACCGTCTCCGTGACTTAAACGATGAGATTAACAAGCTAATTCGAGAAAAATCTCATTGGGAACGCCGCATCGTGGAGCTCGGCGGCCCTAACTACGCCAAACACGCCCCTAAAATGACGGATTTAGAAGGTAACATAGTTGACGTCCCTAACCCTAGCGGGCGTGGCCCTGGGTACCGGTACTTTGGTGCGGCGAAGAAGTTACCGGGAGTTCGTGAGCTATTCGAGAAGCCACCGGAATTGAGGAAAAGAAGGACTAGATATGATATTTATAAAAGAATTGATGCCAGTTATTATGGCTATAGGGATGATGAGGATGGGGTTTTGGAGAAAGTAGAGGTGCCCGCGGAAGAGAGGCTGAGGGCGGCTGCCGAGGAGGAGTGGATGAGGATGGACGAAATAAGGAGGGAAGCCAGGAAAGGTGCAAAGGAGGTGGTGAGTGTTGGGGCTGTGGCAACAGAGGTGTTGTTTGAGGAGGAGGAAGATGTGGTGGACGAGGAGAGGAAGAGGGAGCGGGAGAAggaagaaagggagaggaaagaAAAGGAGAGGGAGTTTGTGGTGCATGTGCCATTGCCAGATGAGAAGGAAATTGAGAGGATGGtgttggagaagaagaagatggagttgTTGAGTAAGTATGCCAGTAATACGTTGCTGGAGGAGCAGAGTGAGGCCAAGGCCATGCTTAACATTCAGAGCTAG
- the LOC110660350 gene encoding probable glucan endo-1,3-beta-glucosidase A6: MRKHISGSGNMADGGYGGSVVLFLFFFIFFLAFSNAEISSRIGINYGRLGNNLPSAFQSIQIIQSMNAGRVKLYDANPEILKLLSGTKIHVSIMVPNHEIISIASDQSIANKWVQDNVFQYYPDTMIRFILVGNEVLSCFSDQEKNIWLNLVPAMRRIKNSLRAQKIQNIKVGTPLAMDILQTTFPPSKGNFRSDISSTVIVPLLKFLNGTKSFFFIDVYPYFAWSANPSNTSIDMALFKSNENYTDPATGFVYTNLLDQMLDSVIFAMTKLGFPDVRLSISETGWPNAGGVDQPGANIYNAATYNRNLVKRMTAKPPIGTPARPGEVIPTFIFSLYDENQKDGPGTERHWGLLNANGAPIYDIDLTGNHLQSEYGPLPKPNNNDPYKEKLWCIAARGADLMELDRALEYACSQGNGTCDALDPGRECYEPISVTWHSSYAFSSYWAQFRSQGANCHFNGLAEQTTTNPSRGSCKFPSVTL, encoded by the exons ATGAGAAAACATATTTCAGGTTCAGGAAACATGGCAGATGGTGGTTATGGTGGTTCTGTTgtgctttttctcttcttctttatcttctTCCTTGCTTTCTCAA ATGCAGAAATTTCAAGCAGGATAGGGATAAACTACGGCCGGCTAGGGAACAACTTGCCGTCTGCATTTCAATCCATTCAAATTATTCAATCCATGAACGCAGGTCGTGTAAAGCTCTATGATGCTAATCCTGAAATCTTGAAACTCTTATCAGGAACCAAGATCCATGTATCTATTATGGTCCCAAATCATGAAATCATCAGCATTGCTTCCGACCAGTCCATAGCCAATAAATGGGTCCAAGACAATGTCTTCCAATACTATCCTGATACTATGATTCGATTCATTCTGGTTGGCAATGAAGTTCTGAGTTGTTTTTCAGACCAGGAAAAGAATATTTGGCTTAATCTTGTCCCTGCAATGCGAAGAATTAAGAATTCTCTTAGAGCCCAGAAGATTCAGAATATCAAAGTTGGTACCCCACTAGCCATGGACATACTCCAAACAACCTTTCCACCATCAAAGGGAAATTTCAGGTCCGATATTTCAAGTACAGTGATTGTACCATTGCTTAAGTTCTTGAATGGAACTAAATCATTCTTCTTCATTGACGTTTACCCTTACTTCGCATGGTCTGCTAACCCCAGCAATACAAGCATCGACATGGCTTTGTTCAAATCAAATGAGAACTATACTGACCCTGCTACTGGCTTTGTCTACACCAACCTCCTAGACCAAATGCTTGACTCTGTCATATTTGCCATGACTAAACTGGGCTTCCCTGACGTCAGGTTATCGATATCTGAAACTGGTTGGCCTAATGCAGGGGGTGTAGATCAACCTGGAGCTAACATTTACAATGCAGCAACTTACAATCGAAATCTCGTAAAAAGGATGACCGCTAAGCCACCAATAGGGACACCAGCGAGACCAGGTGAAGTCATACCAACATTCATCTTCTCATTATATGATGAGAACCAGAAGGATGGTCCTGGAACAGAGAGGCATTGGGGGTTACTGAATGCAAATGGAGCACCCATATATGACATTGACTTGACAGGAAATCACCTACAATCCGAGTATGGACCATTGCCTAAGCCGAATAATAACGACCCTTACAAGGAGAAGTTGTGGTGCATAGCAGCGAGAGGGGCTGATTTGATGGAGTTGGATAGGGCATTAGAGTACGCTTGCAGTCAAGGAAATGGGACATGTGATGCCTTGGATCCTGGGAGGGAATGTTATGAGCCAATATCTGTTACTTGGCATTCCAGTTATGCTTTTAGCTCGTACTGGGCTCAGTTTAGGAGCCAAGGTGCCAATTGCCACTTCAATGGACTTGCAGAGCAGACCACCACAAATCCTA GCCGTGGGTCATGCAAGTTCCCTAGTGTGACTCTCTGA